The DNA window aattattaagaaaatcacatacataattttatgaaaattaaaaaaattaagaggAATGTGAAAATAAAGTGTTTTCAATTGTTTGCAAAAAAGTGATCATGCAGCATTTCTCACTTTAAACATTTTTGtgctttatatatttacatttatatgttgAAAAGGAGAAGCATATGGAACAGTACGAAATTTTGTTATaacttatattaattatattaattatattcattttttttttttttttttttttttttttatcccacgtaaaaatatgtatatgtatgtatgacgctgtatatatattacacatAATTTAGTGGTATATGCTTCCAAGTATATGCACAAATGCGTAAGGGTCCTTACACTTCTTACGTTTTCAATTTATATGGACAAATGTCATTATGACGCATAAgcatattatttcatttttataattttttagaaagttaaattatttgttcatataaaaGTACGGGATCCttgaaaagtaaaatattaactgATTAGTGTGTGAAatgaatatttgtttttcctgAAGAATTAAGGGAAGAATTTTATACATGAACATCTCATCTTAAACGAATGAGCGTATGCGTATATAaatcaatatatatgtatatatatatatatataggtgcGTATATCTCCTAATCATAGCTATTAGTTTAATATTTCCATATTCTCCTATAAACTTAGAGTGAAACTagctttatttaattttccatACTTTGGATCATTATGTCTGAAACTATTTAGAATTAATATCTCAGCCTGCATGTCCCATTTTGTGAAGAGGCAGTgccatattttaatttaaacatattattagATAGACCATTTTAAACCTTTTCTTGtataatacttttatttattaattattttgcCATATTATCTCTTATAAAGAAGATTTACTgtttaaagaaaaaggaaaacaaaaaatagtaCATTTTTGTAGTCATAAAAACATAGGTACGGAGAAGCgcaaacatacatacgtacatacatatataaaaagcgTAATCGTCAACTTTTTAAGCACCAATGAGTACATTAAAAGCTTTAATTGCGCCCTCCGTGCTTGCTTCAAACACAAGTAAGTTAGCTGAAGAAACACAACGAATGGAAGAACTTGGGGCCGACTGGATACACTTGGATGTAATGGATATGCACTTTGTTCCTAATTTATCATTTGGTCCACTTGTCattaacaatttaaaaaaatacacaaataaaatattctttgaTGTACATTTAATGGTTGAAAATccagaaaaatatattgggTTGTTAAAAACATCTAATCAAATAACATTTCATTTTGAAGCATTAAACGAAGATACTGAAAGATGTATAAAATTAGCCAAGGAAATAAGAAACAGTAACATTTGGTGTGGAATTTCTGTTAAACCAAAAACagatatagaaaaaattgtacCGTTACTAGAtacaaatttaattaatacagTTTTAGTTATGACTGTAGAACCAGGTTTTGGTGGTCAATCATTTATGCATGATATGATGAACAAAGTTTCATTTCTTAGAAAAAAGTATCAAAACTTAAATATTCAAGTTGATGGTGGTTTAAATATAGAAACCACTGAGATATCTGCGTCTCATGGTGCAAATATTATCGTTGCAGGAACTAGTATATTTAATGCACAGGATCCAAAATTTGTTATGGAAACTATGAGAAAGTCAGTGCAGAAGTATTTGCAAAACTAATTAATTGTACACGGGTAAAACACTGATACCATAATCgttatcattaaaaaatgtacaataCAACACATTTGTTTACTTGTTTACGTCTTTACCTGTTTTCatgcttttattattattattactatcattttctttatttttattattattttaatttttttctttttttttttttttataatttaagcTTTTTTGTACCtcatttcttcctttttatgaaatatatttaattgcCCTAGTTTGtgtaatacatacatacatacatatatacatatgtgtatcaCTATATGCTGTAAACTACCTTTTGCACAcataaaaattcattatttaaaatagcATATAATCTTTAtgtcttttttcttttttctattttctattttctattttctattttcttttttctattttcttttttctattttcttttttctatttttttttttttttttttatctaattaTCTTTGTTAAGGTAAATAAactataaagaaatatttttaaatattaaaatgtaatagccgttcttatatatacataatatctTATGAAATGATTAAAATAAtaggtataaaaaaaaacttaacaTAGTAAgggaagggaaaaaaaaatgttgaaaaaattattacaattaaaatataaaagtgtgataaaattatcaaaattgAGGATATAGCATTAATCAACTGAactctataaaaaaaataataaaataaagtaataaaaattaaaataaaaaaaaataataaaactttaagaaaaataataaaacttcaagtaaaaaaaaaaaaaaaaataataataataataatagtggaCCGTATATGAAGATAATAAATGCgctaattattatttcattttacttttttcatcAGTGAATTATATAGGAAAGAATTGCGGTAAATAGAAAACTAAACTACATGAAAATAGCTGGTTTTTTTGATTAATCCATTTTAACACACacatgtgtgcatatatacttatatgtgAGTGCTGGAAAATTAATCCATAATCTAGTTCTCATAAAATACAaggtaaatatgtatgtatcactataagtacataataaaaagtaacaTTTAAACATATGTGGGTCCttgattttttataatttccaaattatatttaaaacacACAGTTGCTTTTTATTACTTGCAACGCATTATGGTGtgtattttacttattaattaatcaacttcttttaattaaacattttttttttttttttttgatactGTTCAAACTTTTTGTATTAACTCTAACTTTAGGGTggtttatttatatgcttatactttttttgtttcatccCCCCATCTATTTGTGTAGCAGACTTATTAATAGATGGCATATAATactttcaaaaatttttttataatagaagccttctttttttacttaacaagaaaatataataagtaatatttcatatttttttttttttttttttgttaatactACTCGtactgtttatatttatgtactatTCACATATTAACATGATAGGAGAGAAAGTTAAGATTTCTTTCCACATTCATGTTACTATTTCTTacatgaaatttttttttgtaagtgTCTGCGGTTTCATTAGATTCGTAGTTATTGTAAGAATATCTTATCATATTTTCTGTATTTTTATGTGGAAAgtgataaattttatttttgttatttttgtttctCCTAATGTTGTGGAAATTGTTGCTGTTGTTATTGCTAACGTTGCAAATgctatttatgttatttgtAACATTGCTACTAATGTTAAAACtaatattactactattaatATTCATCATT is part of the Plasmodium malariae genome assembly, chromosome: 14 genome and encodes:
- the PmUG01_14054300 gene encoding ribulose-phosphate 3-epimerase, putative, which translates into the protein MSTLKALIAPSVLASNTSKLAEETQRMEELGADWIHLDVMDMHFVPNLSFGPLVINNLKKYTNKIFFDVHLMVENPEKYIGLLKTSNQITFHFEALNEDTERCIKLAKEIRNSNIWCGISVKPKTDIEKIVPLLDTNLINTVLVMTVEPGFGGQSFMHDMMNKVSFLRKKYQNLNIQVDGGLNIETTEISASHGANIIVAGTSIFNAQDPKFVMETMRKSVQKYLQN